A portion of the Tamandua tetradactyla isolate mTamTet1 chromosome 16, mTamTet1.pri, whole genome shotgun sequence genome contains these proteins:
- the JOSD2 gene encoding josephin-2, translating into MSQAPGARPSPPSVYHERQRLELCAVHALNNVLQQQLFSQEAADEICKRLAPDSRLNPHRSLLGTGNYDVNVIMAALQGLGLAAVWWDRRRPLSQLVLPRVLGLILNLPSPVSLGLLSLPLRRRHWVALRQVDGVYYNLDSKLRAPEALGDEDGVRAFLAAALAQGLCEALLVVTKEVEEKGSWLRTD; encoded by the exons ATGTCCCAGGCCCCAGGAGCCCGGCCGAGCCCGCCCTCCGTGTACCACGAACGGCAACGCCTGGAGCTGTGTGCTGTCCACGCCCTCAACAACGTCCTGCAGCAGCAGCTCTTTAGCCAGGAGGCTGCCGATGAGATCTGCAAGAG GTTGGCCCCAGACTCCCGCCTGAACCCTCATCGCAGCCTCCTGGGCACTGGCAACTATGATGTCAACGTGATCATGGCGGCCCTGCAAGGGCTGGGCCTGGCTGCTGTGTGGTGGGACCGGAGGAG gcccctgTCCCAGCTGGTACTGCCCCGGGTGCTGGGGCTGATTCTGAACCTGCCCTCGCCCGTGTCGCTGGGGCTGCTGTCCCTGCCGCTGCGCCGGCGGCACTGGGTGGCCCTGCGCCAGGTGGACGGCGTTTACTACAACCTGGACTCCAAGCTGCGGGCACCTGAGGCCCTTGGGGATGAGGACGGCGTCAG GGCCTTCCTTGCGGCCGCGCTGGCCCAGGGCCTGTGTGAGGCGCTGCTGGTGGTGACCAAGGAGGTGGAGGAGAAGGGCTCCTGGCTGCGGACAGACTGA
- the ASPDH gene encoding aspartate dehydrogenase domain-containing protein isoform X1, with product MALDGAPRRVGVVGYGRLGQSLVSHLLAQGPELGLELVFVWNRDPGRMAGTVPPSLQLRNLADLGERHPNLVVEVAHPKIIQDSGAQILRHANLLVGSPSALADQNTEQQLLEASHHWDHAVFVARGALWGTEDITRLDAAGGLQSLRVIMATHPDSFRLEGPLAAAQRPGSRTVLYEGPVRGLCPLAPRNSNTMAAAALAAPSLGFDRVIGVLVADLRLLPVPLQARDPSLLRSLHEPGTSSCHFPPTTTFPLPCWSLFPHTSLCRSKAPRPPSPHGFDVGGLDPFL from the exons ATGGCTCTCGACGGCGCCCCAcggagggtgggggtggtgggctACGGCCGCCTGG GACAATCACTTGTCTCTCACCTGCTGGCTCAGGGGCCAGAACTGGGCCTAGAACTTGTTTTTGTCTGGAACCGGGACCCAGGACGAATGGCAGGGACTGTGCCCCCCTCGCTGCAGCTCCGGAATCTCGCTGACCTTGGGGAGAG gcacCCCAATCTCGTGGTAGAAGTGGCACACCCCAAAATCATCCAGGATTCTGGGGCACAAATCCTACGTCATGCCAATCTCCTG GTAGGGTCCCCCTCAGCCCTGGCTGACCAGAACACGGAGCAGCAGCTCCTGGAGGCCTCCCACCACTGGGACCATGCTGTGTTCGTGGCTCGGGGGGCCCTGTGGGGCACTGAGGACATCACCAGATTGGATGCGGCTGGGGGCCTTCAG AGCCTCAGGGTCATCATGGCCACGCACCCTGACAGCTTCCGGCTTGAGGGACCTCTGGCTGCAGCCCAAAGGCCTGGCTCTCGCACAGTGCTCTATGAAGGCCCCGTCCGTGGGCTGTGCCCCTTGGCCCCCCGAAACTCCAACACCATGGCGGCCGCTGCCCTGGCCGCCCCCAGCCTGGGCTTCGACCGTGTAATCGGGGTGCTTGTGGCCGATCTCAG GCTGCTGCCAGTTCCCCTCCAGGCCCGGGATCCATCTCTGCTGAGAAGCCTCCACGAACCCGGGACTTCCTCGTGTCATTTCCCTCCCACCACCACCTTCCCACTCCCGTGCTGGTCTCTGTTCCCCCACACCTCCCTCTGTCGCAGTAAAGCTCCCAGGCCCCCCTCCCCGCATGGTTTTGATGTCGGTGGTCTCGATCCCTTCCTGTGA
- the LOC143658744 gene encoding uncharacterized protein LOC143658744 encodes MCVHVRMCARVCAPSSARLCLPGGIFPLLCLLFPSLLFPLPLPPFSSSHSLTNTSSFSPVPLTPSLPPLFTPWVSPPPALPLTLPLLPSPPSLALSFLSLPSFLSESLLSPPTHLPLFRLSFLSPPPFSFFSCSSLSALFLLLFLFTPPLLPLISFLSSSLPSLNFAFFLLPPSSFSFSSSPPFSHAVCLLLSSCPFPFFTPSPDSLLFFLVQAAPPPPHLPQARQRPHPRPPLHCPSLPQPQLSSLLALLACLLSPPPPFSPPFFFSLSPPPPFPSLPLPSGPFSYISSLLPFSHFLPFLCGSPSLSPLLPFSLLVLSGPHLSLSKVSLCRAPFLFSLLSFSPCLLSRGLSLFSSCCSFLACSTAFFSSLPSHFQLPLSSFSSLNLSLPLSSLNLFLFSSLPHYLPIFSHSSLYLLSPFLSFLPSESPLLSHPLLSLPLLPSHRPPSKSCSFAVLGRLHHPQLPKGSAG; translated from the coding sequence atgtgtgtgcatgtgcgaatgtgtgcacgtgtgtgtgctcCTTCCTCTGCCCGTCTCTGCCTGCCTGGGGGCATCTTCCCacttctctgtcttctctttccctctcttctgtttcctctccccctcccccccttctCCAGCTCTCATTCTCTCACAAACACTTCTTCCTTCTCCCCCGTCCCTCTCACACCTTCACTCCCTCCTCTCTTTACTCCGTGGGTGTctccccctcctgccctccccttgACCCTCCCCCTCTTGCCCTCTCCCCCATCTcttgccctctcctttctttctctcccgtcttttctctctgaatctctcctctCACCCCCCACCCATCTTCCTCTCTTCCGTCTCTCCTTCctgtctcctcctcctttttcctttttctcttgctcttctctttctgcactcttcctTTTATTGTTCCTCTTtacccctcccctccttcctctcatctcttttctctctagctctctcccttctctcaattttgccttttttctcctccctccctcttccttttccttctcttcctctccccctttctctcaTGCTGTTtgtctccttctttcttcttgtccttttccctttttcacCCCCTCTCCTgattctcttctatttttccttgtccaagctgcccccccccccccgcatctTCCCCAGGCCAGGCAGcgcccccacccccgtccccctCTTCACTGTCCATCCCTCCCTCAGCCCCAGCTGTCTTCTCTGCTAGCTTTGCTTGCCTGCCTCttgtcccctcctcctcctttttctcccccttttttcttctccctctctcccccacccccgttcccctcccttcctcttccttctggcCCCTTCTCTTACATCtcatctctccttcctttttctcattttcttccatttctctgtggctccccttctctttctcccctcctgcctttctctcttctcgttctctctgggcctcacctTTCTCTCTCCAAAGTCTCCCTCTGCAGggctccctttctcttctctctcctctctttctctccctgtcttCTCTCTCGGGGcctgtctctcttttcctcttgctGTAGTTTTCTCGCGTGCTCTACCgctttcttctcctctctcccatCTCACTTCCAACTGCCTCTCTCCAGTTTTTcttctctgaatctttctcttcccctctcctctctgaatctcttccttttctcatctcttcCCCACTACCTCCCCATCTTCTCCCATTCCTCTCTGTatctcctctctccctttctttcctttctcccctctgagtctcctctcctctctcatcCCCTGCTGTCACTGCCTCTTCTCCCCTCTCACCGGCCCCCTTCAAAGTCTTGCTCCTTCGCAGTCTTGGGGAGGCTCCACCACCCTCAGCTCCCCAAGGGCTCTGCAGGATGA
- the ASPDH gene encoding aspartate dehydrogenase domain-containing protein isoform X2 has translation MALDGAPRRVGVVGYGRLGQSLVSHLLAQGPELGLELVFVWNRDPGRMAGTVPPSLQLRNLADLGERHPNLVVEVAHPKIIQDSGAQILRHANLLVGSPSALADQNTEQQLLEASHHWDHAVFVARGALWGTEDITRLDAAGGLQSLRVIMATHPDSFRLEGPLAAAQRPGSRTVLYEGPVRGLCPLAPRNSNTMAAAALAAPSLGFDRVIGVLVADLSLTDMHVVEVELKGPPGPTGRSFTVHTRRENPAEPGAVTGSATVTAFWRSLLGCCQFPSRPGIHLC, from the exons ATGGCTCTCGACGGCGCCCCAcggagggtgggggtggtgggctACGGCCGCCTGG GACAATCACTTGTCTCTCACCTGCTGGCTCAGGGGCCAGAACTGGGCCTAGAACTTGTTTTTGTCTGGAACCGGGACCCAGGACGAATGGCAGGGACTGTGCCCCCCTCGCTGCAGCTCCGGAATCTCGCTGACCTTGGGGAGAG gcacCCCAATCTCGTGGTAGAAGTGGCACACCCCAAAATCATCCAGGATTCTGGGGCACAAATCCTACGTCATGCCAATCTCCTG GTAGGGTCCCCCTCAGCCCTGGCTGACCAGAACACGGAGCAGCAGCTCCTGGAGGCCTCCCACCACTGGGACCATGCTGTGTTCGTGGCTCGGGGGGCCCTGTGGGGCACTGAGGACATCACCAGATTGGATGCGGCTGGGGGCCTTCAG AGCCTCAGGGTCATCATGGCCACGCACCCTGACAGCTTCCGGCTTGAGGGACCTCTGGCTGCAGCCCAAAGGCCTGGCTCTCGCACAGTGCTCTATGAAGGCCCCGTCCGTGGGCTGTGCCCCTTGGCCCCCCGAAACTCCAACACCATGGCGGCCGCTGCCCTGGCCGCCCCCAGCCTGGGCTTCGACCGTGTAATCGGGGTGCTTGTGGCCGATCTCAG CCTGACAGACATGCACGTGGTGGAAGTGGAGCTAAAGGGTCCCCCGGGCCCCACAGGGCGCAGCTTTACCGTGCACACCCGCAGAGAGAACCCTGCTGAGCCTGGAGCAGTCACCGGCTCTGCCACTGTCACCGCCTTCTGGCGCAGCCTTCTGG GCTGCTGCCAGTTCCCCTCCAGGCCCGGGATCCATCTCTGCTGA